Below is a genomic region from Mycoplasma phocoeninasale.
ATTCAAATATAGAATGTCTTTAGTAATTGAAATGTAGTAGCTACTAAAATCAATAATAAAGTTATTTATATCTTTAATAACATTCACAAAACGATAATTCTCATAATAATCTAAAATAGTTGATTCTAAATTATTAATCCTTTCAAGCATCAAGGCGTGAATAGATTCAACGTTTACTTCTTGAAAATCATAATCAGAAATTGCACCCAACATGAACTTAACAGTGTTACGTAATTTTCGATATATTTCAACAATCTGATCTAAAATTTTATCATCAATAGTAACATCACCAGTATACTCTGAATTAGCAGCTCATAATCTTAAAATATCAGCACCATATTTTGAAATTACCATAATGGGATCAACGACATTCGCCTTAGATTTAGACATTTTTTGTCCTTTACCATCTAGTACAAAACCATGCGATAGTAGTGCTTTAAATGGGCTAGTATTATTTCAAGCAATTGAGTTAATAAGGGAACTATTAAATCAGCCGCGATATTGATCTGATCCTTCTAGATATAAATCATATGGAGCTGTAACACCATCAATTTTAACACTCATAGAAGTAGAGCCAGAGTCAAATCAAACATCCATAATGTCTTTTTCTTTGCTATATCCTAGGTTTCTGTATTTTTCAGGCAGAAGTTCGTCCACTTCTCTTTGATATCAGACATCAGTTCCATGCTCTTCAACTAAGTTGATGACATAATCAAAAATTTCATCATTGATAACTGGTTTTTTATTCTTATCGTAGAATATAATGATTGGCACGCCCCAAATTCTTTGACGAGAAATACACCAGGTTTCACGATTTTCTAACATTAAAGCTAGGCGTTTTTTGCTTCAGTCATTATAAGTTTTAACCTCATTTAGAGCGACAGCAATATTATTTTTAATTGGTTTTAGCGAAACAAATCATTGTGGTGTAGCACGATACATAATTGGTTTGTGAGTTCTTCAATCATGTGGATATGAGTGCTTAATCCTTTTGAACATCTTTAAAAGTCCATGTTCTTCTAAAAATTTTCCGATCATTGGATTAGCGTCATCATAGAAAACATTTTTAAATTGCAATGCTTTATCATTTAGCATTCCGTCATCTTCGACATGCATAATCTTTTCTAAATTATATTTATTGCCAATTATAAAGTCATCTTCTCCAAATAGGGGGGCAATGTGAACAAGTCCCGTACCCGATTCTAAATTAACGTGATGTCCAATAACAACAGGACATTCTAAATTATTAATTGGGCTTTTATATTTAGTTGATAGCAAATCACTACCGTAAAATTCCGAAATAACTTCAAAATTTTCTCACTTTGCGGCATTGACAAAAGAGTTTAGTAGTTCCTTTGCCATCACGTAGTTATTATTTTCATATTTAATTTTTAAATACTTAAATTTTTCATTTATAGCAACACCACTATTGGCAATAAGAGTTCATGGTGTAGTTGTTCAAATTAATAAATAATCATCTTTTGAAACAAAATTATTTCCTTCAATAATTTTAAATGCAACATATATTGAAGGTGAAATATGGTCAGCGTATTCAACTTCAGCTTCAGCCAATGCTGATTGTGAAGAAGGTGACCAATAAACCGGTTTAAGATCCTTATAAATTAA
It encodes:
- the ileS gene encoding isoleucine--tRNA ligase — its product is MEDKKDYKNTLLMPFTDFSMKANLPEKEPQYIAKWLEGSIYQKILKRNKNNKPFVLHDGPPYANGNIHVGHALNKILKDIIVRFRSMQGYYSPYVPGWDTHGLPIEHKMLLESKKQAKDFSPIELRKAATDYALSQIDIQKSQFQKLLLLADFKNIYVTLDKKIEANQLRLFKKMVNDGLIYKDLKPVYWSPSSQSALAEAEVEYADHISPSIYVAFKIIEGNNFVSKDDYLLIWTTTPWTLIANSGVAINEKFKYLKIKYENNNYVMAKELLNSFVNAAKWENFEVISEFYGSDLLSTKYKSPINNLECPVVIGHHVNLESGTGLVHIAPLFGEDDFIIGNKYNLEKIMHVEDDGMLNDKALQFKNVFYDDANPMIGKFLEEHGLLKMFKRIKHSYPHDWRTHKPIMYRATPQWFVSLKPIKNNIAVALNEVKTYNDWSKKRLALMLENRETWCISRQRIWGVPIIIFYDKNKKPVINDEIFDYVINLVEEHGTDVWYQREVDELLPEKYRNLGYSKEKDIMDVWFDSGSTSMSVKIDGVTAPYDLYLEGSDQYRGWFNSSLINSIAWNNTSPFKALLSHGFVLDGKGQKMSKSKANVVDPIMVISKYGADILRLWAANSEYTGDVTIDDKILDQIVEIYRKLRNTVKFMLGAISDYDFQEVNVESIHALMLERINNLESTILDYYENYRFVNVIKDINNFIIDFSSYYISITKDILYLNKQTDNERKQVQFIFSKVIDLLIRALAPIMPVTCEEIYQYYNVPNKLESVHMLPFLEKKTISTKLEQEWKDFFEIKNNIYRLIEEKIKSQTIKRQNEAFVTIKTDVKWIKLLPLAKLLMVAKVEFGDENKVEKQDSKKCLRCWNHFEDENFDDKLEICLRCKEVISEK